CCTGTTTTCCCAGCTTGGCTCTGGCGGCTCAGCGTCTGTATCCTGCGGGCGAGCATAAAGGCTATTGCCTGTCGGCCATGATTGATGTTCTATGTGGCGTCATGTCGGGCGCTAATTATAGCACACGCATTCCACGCTGGTGGGCCGAGTGTCAGGGTCACAGTCCCGACCTAGGATTGGTTATGCTCGCCATAGATCCTGCAGTGTTTGTGTCGGACTTTGAGGGACGCCTCGACGACTTTTGTGAACGCATTACCAGCAGCTGCCCAGTGGATGAAAATTGTCCAGTAAAGCTGCCCGGCGAGCTGGAGAAGCAGCATATGTACTATGTGGATGATTTGCGTGCTCTGCCGTATCCCAATGTGCTGCTGTCCAAGTATAAGTCAATTGCGGACATGCTATGCGTGGAGCCACTCAAATTGTCCTTTGAGTGCAAGATTAAAAAGAAGGAATGCgattaaataagcaataaatataataaacgtTATTTAAAGCGTGTTATTGAATTGCTCTAGTAGCGCCATCTATCGTTAAATTCAATGGGAACAGTTTATAGTGGGGGTTGAAATTTAAAGGGTAGTTAACAAAGCAGGGAATTTCTTTAAGGGCAGTTACTTTCAAGGTCTGGCAGCGCTTTTCATTTCGCGCATGATttgaaattcatattttaagcttgaaaTCTAGATTAGACAAATTAAGTGTTCctattcaatttgcaaatcAGTTTGCATCAACGCTATtccatatttttttattgtttatatgcattttattgcttgtcGCTTGAGCTTGAATGTCTTAAGTGGAACCTGCTGTGCTTTGAGCTACTTAAAGTAattgctgcatgcaaatttctaaaggcaaattaagcaaattaagcagcaaatgaattGGACCTAGGCCGCTATATAAAGCGCAGTCGGCTGCGATTCGCTTTAATAATGTCAAAGTGGATTTCAACTTgcctgctgtggctgctgctcagctctgcgctgctgcaggcgcagcTGCTAAAGGACATGCAGAGCCTGGAGGATTTTCGTCAGCGCTATCTACAGCCGCTTTTTGCTACTGGCACGCGCAATTGCTCCATCAATGCCTGCGAGTCGCTGCGCATCGTTTCACAGCTGCTGATACTGCTGAAGACGCTGCCCAATGTTGAAGCGGCAGCTGGCcgagctgcaagcaaaacaattatGGGACATGCAGAGGCTGTCAGTGGCAGCGAAGCGAGTGTTATCTTAAACTTACCCGAGTTTGATAAGCGTGTGCGTCAGATCGAGAGTCGTCTGCGTTCGGTGGAGCAGCCAGTGTGGCATTTGGCCACGGGCAGTCAGCTGGAGTGGAATCACTGCACCTCGGGCATTTGTCGCTGCAATCCGGACACCAAGAGCTTCACCTGTTGGAATACGAATCTCAAAACTGTGCCTGTTACCCAAGTTATACCCATGAATATGGTGGCCATTGATCTGTCGCGCAATGCGCTGTCCACTTTACACAAAGATACATTTCGTGGTCTGACGCTACTCAAGGAGCTGGACTTGAGCAACAATGTGCTGGACTTTTTGccgtttgatttatttcaggaTTTGGACagtctgctgcagctgtaagTAGACTCAAAGTTTAGCATTAGCATTTTAGCTTGACTGTGCCTTGATAGTCGCATACAAAACAATCAGCTGGAGGACATTGATGCGCGCACTTTCTGGAAACTACGCAATCTAAATTTGCTTGATCTGAGCCAGAATGATGTAACGTTGCTGCCCGAGTCTGTTTTCTATCATGCTCAGCGTCTAACTGTTATCAATCTAAGCGATAATCAGATTACAAACTTTCCACCAAACTTGCTGCGcgatcagctgctgctggaggagcTGGACATGTCCAGGAATCGCATAGAGACGCTCGCATCGGGCAGCATGCGCTACATGACAAAGTTGAAGACTCTAGACTTTGGCTGGAATCAAATTGGCAAGTCTaacaattgtaaaaattaaatttaattgcatgttAATTTACTTTTCGCCTCAGCTAAGATCGATGATGACTTCTTTGAGGGTTTGATCAGTCTGCGCAGTCTAATGTTGCACAATAATCGCATTACCACTTTAAGTGGCAACATCTTTAGCAGACTAACTAATCTGTATACGCTGGATTTGACTATGAATCGCATTAGCCATGTAAGTTAAACAGTTAGCAAGTTCAGTAACAATTCTTGCTTGTCTACAGATTGATGGCCGCACCTTTGCCGAGCTTAAAAGTTTgaatgagctgctgctcggcCAAAACTCGTTGTCCAGCATACCCGCAGATTTATTTCTCAATGCCAGCGCTTTGACTCGTCTAACGCTcttcagcaacaatttgactACACTGGAGGCCAATGACTTTGAGGGCTTGTCCAGCCTGCGCATACTAATGCTGAACAATAATGTGCTCAAGTTCTTTGATGCGCGCGCCTTTCAGCCGCTCAGCCAACTGGAGAAACTGTAAGTTCAACACACTGAGTTATAAGCGCTCGCTGCTGATGCATTTGCTGTTCAGCCGCATCGATTCCAACAAGTTGATGTATTTGCCACAAGGCGCGCTGCATGGGCTGGATAAATTGCTGGCCGTTAAGCTGGACAAGAATCCGTGGCACTGCGACTGTCGTGCTTTGTATTTGGCGCGCTGGATACGCGAGTTTGTGGCCAAGCTGTGGGATGGCCAGCAGCCCATGTGTCGTGGTCCTGGCGATCTGGGCGGGCATGAGGTTGGTTTACTGCGCTATGATGATCTCTGCGATGGGCAGTGGGCCAGCATGTTGTCGCTCTCACCGCGTTTGCCTGTGAGGAAGCATCAGATTTCCACACCAATGAACTATACGGACtactttaatttgtatttgaagcATATTTACAACTCGACGACGGATGAGGAGCTCAAGGGCGCCGAGATAACCAATGTGGCTATCAAAAAGGTGCAGCAGCTAGTcgattaaatataaagtttaaacatAATTGTTGCTAGCCATGTTAAAGTGAGCGAGCGTggacttttattattaattttgctgtACTCAAGTGTGAGTTGGGGCCAAAGTTATGGCCATGTCTCGCGTGCTGAGGCTTTTAGCTATGTGTCTATGTCTAGCGCAAGCTTTTTACCTAACCAATTTATTGCTTCcgctttgtgtgttgtgtctCACACTCAAACTGAAACTCAAACTCGAGCTGAGCCTCCACCTGGTGGCTACGGTGGCTTCGTTTAGTTTTTTGCAAGTTTTTACAGCCGCTTGGCTTGTCCTTGCAATTTCCATGTGTTGACATTGCGCCAGCCTGGTCGCCCATTCACTTTTCCTACTTCCCACCTTGCGCTTTTGTTGGCGCCGTTTGCTTGCATGCAgacaataaatgcattttatactATCAAATTTGCAaggcaaatatacaaaaaaaaaaaaaaaaagaaagcagcaaacagtAAAGAAAACAAGTTTGTGTACAGACGcccccattgttgttgtttgttggttATATAGGGAGCGCTGATTGCCTTAAAAGTGTCAACCCTTTTTCTTCCTTAGCCTtagccccacacacacacacagcagtttAACAATATGTAatcatattttctttttcccATTCTTGTTTTTATGAGGAACGCACGCGTTTACGCTCAGTGTGAATCTTTGCTATCAGCCGCATCTGTCTCTCGgcctgctattgttgctggcaCTGGGCTTTGCTTAAGGCGGAAGTAAAAGGATTTGAATTGCCTGCCTGCCCGCCCCCTCGACTCGACTTGACTCTGTCGgcatctaaaaaaaaaacacaccccttaatgtatgtaaattcCCCAAAGTTGCAAATCCTTTCTGTCATGCCGCCGCCTGAAGTAAACAAAGCCCAAAGCTGCTTCCGTGTTGAAAAGCAAACTTAGCCAAGTTGCAAACCAGCCAAGACACAAGACGAGCTGCCATGAAATTTCGCTAAACTAAAATTTGGCGTTTTGCCAACTTCAACATACTCAACTGTTGAGTTTGACTCCAACATGTCCAACGTCTGCTCTTGAGTCTTTATGCTCAAGGCTCAATTTCAATGCACAGGCGCGCTCTTTATTCCGCATTTGTGCTCTTCTATAGCTGCTCGGCTTTCGTCTCATTTGCCGATGCCAATTGACACACTGAACTCGGCTTTGCAGTCGGCTTTGGCttgacttggctgctgctgttggcactACTGCTCTTGTTTTTTGGTTGGTCAACAAAATTTAGGGtgatttatatgaaatttaaaatgattttgcagtttttctttttttattgtgtaaaCTGAAACGCTTTGAATGTaactcaaaattaaatgcaaatttttaggCACatcaagagagagagagtgtggggaagagcgagcgagcgagcgataGAGAGCGTGTCTTAGCCCCAAGGAGCAGTTGAGTTGAGTAGTACGTGGCCATGCCCTGACCTAAGGCAATGCTAGGCAAGCCGCAACAAAAATTTGACTATGGCAAATTCACTTAGACGAGGCAGCTCTTGTGCTCgacgctgccgttgccgttgccctTTTCCACCAACTTTCTTTTTTcagcacacaaatatatatgtatatgcatatttagcaCATGCTAAAGGCAGCATAGAAATTgcggttgtgtgtgtgagtgtgtgtgtgtgtgtgtttggctgccACTTTGGCTATGTGTGCTACAACGCATAAAAATGCGagtgtttgtttgtctctactacacacacacacacacacacacatgaacacacTTACATGCGTGTGTATAGTGAGTTGGTTTTCGTGGCATTTTGGTTAGCTATAGCTGAGTTGGCTGGCAAacgtggcgtatacttaattcgGTTTATGCTCGAACGTGTCGCCCATTATTCTTATGACGactactgcagcagcaacagcagcagcacagccaaCGCTACGATGTGTAAAATATGCTGTGTGTACGCCAATGCTGATTAGATATACAGACAGTCGGACAGACGGGCAGACAATTGACACTTGGCAgtctaaacaattaaaatttggttTGCCAGCTGTTTGATTTGCACTACAACagcgcaaaatgaaaatgaaaatgcaaatgaatcaaaatatatatatctatattgcCCATTGACCTTATTGAGCGCTCAGCTCTGTGCttataaaaagaattatgCTGTTGGGGGGTGGCGCCATAAGCTCTTCACTCTCCACTCATTGCCATCGATTTACACCTGGgcacaagtttatttttttccttttgctgGTGTCTCGGTCAGCGCTTTGTGGCTCTTGGctcataatttttatgaccTATTTCGTGTGCAGAGCACTGTGAACTGTGTCGGTTTCATGTCTAAAGTCCAAGAGCTAAAGTggcaacttttaatttcaattttttattacttcaAATCTGTTTTTGGCCTGAgctacctttttttttttggtttcgtTGTTTTCgggttgagcagcagcaacttttttgtgGCGTTTTAAATGCCGCAATGAAAATGTTCTAACTCGTGCTCgccttttttatattatattccTCAACTTTCAACAGTCGTCGTCGCAGTCTGTGtggcttatttttttttttgttcagctGGCCAGCCAACCCGTGGGCAACATTTATTGGCTTTGGcgacaaatttttattgcccAGTTTTAGTTTTCG
The DNA window shown above is from Drosophila busckii strain San Diego stock center, stock number 13000-0081.31 chromosome 3L, ASM1175060v1, whole genome shotgun sequence and carries:
- the LOC108597948 gene encoding platelet glycoprotein V, yielding MSKWISTCLLWLLLSSALLQAQLLKDMQSLEDFRQRYLQPLFATGTRNCSINACESLRIVSQLLILLKTLPNVEAAAGRAASKTIMGHAEAVSGSEASVILNLPEFDKRVRQIESRLRSVEQPVWHLATGSQLEWNHCTSGICRCNPDTKSFTCWNTNLKTVPVTQVIPMNMVAIDLSRNALSTLHKDTFRGLTLLKELDLSNNVLDFLPFDLFQDLDSLLQLRIQNNQLEDIDARTFWKLRNLNLLDLSQNDVTLLPESVFYHAQRLTVINLSDNQITNFPPNLLRDQLLLEELDMSRNRIETLASGSMRYMTKLKTLDFGWNQIAKIDDDFFEGLISLRSLMLHNNRITTLSGNIFSRLTNLYTLDLTMNRISHIDGRTFAELKSLNELLLGQNSLSSIPADLFLNASALTRLTLFSNNLTTLEANDFEGLSSLRILMLNNNVLKFFDARAFQPLSQLEKLRIDSNKLMYLPQGALHGLDKLLAVKLDKNPWHCDCRALYLARWIREFVAKLWDGQQPMCRGPGDLGGHEVGLLRYDDLCDGQWASMLSLSPRLPVRKHQISTPMNYTDYFNLYLKHIYNSTTDEELKGAEITNVAIKKVQQLVD